CAAGGTGATCAAACGGGTCGCCTATGGCTTCCGGGACGACGAATATTTCTTCCTTCGCATCCGTCACGCATTCCCCGGAATTCGACGATGAACCTTTTTTGGTGGATCTGGAATAGAGGGATTCTCTTCCAGGAACGCATTGATCATGAAGGAACAAGGACGTGCCTGATGGCCCCAGGTGTTCGTTGATGCTATCGGGGGTTTGAAGCAAGCGAACAACAGCTTCAACCTGACTCGCCTATTGGCACGGATTGCGATCCCCTACCCGATAGCATAAACCGCGCCAATTGACGGCTCGCAGGTTAAGCCAGCGTTGTATGGACAATATTTTTCAGTTATAAATTATATGGAGTATGAATGTATTCATTAGATTATCAAAATAAATTATATAAACGATTTGTTGATCAACGAGTAAGAAAATCAATATTTGAAAATTTTAGTCTAGAAAATTTGGATATTGAAATTGACAAAAAAGAATCTTTTACAAATGTTATATATATTGATATTTATTCGTTCTCCGAAACAGTTTCGGAAATGACTGCTTCTGATATAAAAAATTATCTTGAAGAGTATTATTCAAAAACGCTAAGGATAATCCATAAATATTCAGGACGAATTGATAAATTAATGGGTGACGGGATAATTGCAATGTTTTCTCCATTATTTGATAGGAGGATGAAAAAAAAAGATGCTTCTAACAATGCACTTTATTGTTCGAAGGAAATAATTGAAGAACTATTTTGTACAGAGTTTGAATCTAAATCGGCGATTGGTTCTGGAGATTTATATTATTGTAAAACAGGGTTGGAACAAGTATATGAAGAATATACTGCAATTGGAAAACCATTGACAATTGCCTATAGACTAGAGGCCGAAGCTGATAAAAATCAAATTCTAACATTGAAAAGAACCGGTCTAAGTAAACGAATATTATCTCAAGAAATTGATATGAGTGGCTGGTCAAAAAATATATTCACATCCGTATTAAAGGGATTAGGTGATTTTGATATTCTATCTTGCAAATATTAATTATTGTAAAAATAATTAATAATAGGAAAGGAAAAGTTATGATTTCAGAAGAAGAACAGAAAGTCGAGAATAATTTAATGGGATTGTATGTCTCTATTAATGAGTGGCTTAAATATGCTGAGGCTAAGAATGCTATCTTACTTCCAATTTTTATAGCCATTTTCTTAGGGGTTTTAACAATCCTTCTACAAATAACTATAACAAATATATGTTTAAAGATATATCTGTATAATATCTTAATATTTACAGCACTGGGTGTTTTTTCTACTGTACTTTCATTTTATCCAAATCTAAAAAGACCATTTCTATTTAAAGGTAATAAATCGAATAATGATAATTTGTTATATTTCGGTGATATTCAGAAATATACTGTTTTAGATTTTGAAACAGCATATTATGAAAAATATTCAATCAATGAAAAGCCAAAAAATTCATTTGCAAAAGAGTATATAAACCAGATAATAATCAATTCAAAAATTACGTATACAAAATTTACCTATTTTAAAATTGGCGTATTTCTTTTACTTTCTGCTTTCATATCGATCGTTATTTCATTTTTAATTGTTTTATTTTTATCAGATAAATAGGGGGAGATTACGTGGTTACTTTTGAACAAGTTTTGGATAATATTAAGGAGATTATTTCTACACAAAATAAGAATTATGAACTTGCTACATCAATACAAGTAGTTAACAAAATACCTGAAACAGATAATATTCCTATAGAGAAACCAAATCACTGGTTAAAAGTTCCTGATGTTATTTGTGTTTTTGCAGATATGATTAATTCTACTCAGTTAAGTGCTTCTAAACATGATAAAAGTTCAGCATCAATATATCAGTATTTTACAGGAACTATTATAAAGATTTTTCATGAGATGAATGCTAAATATATTGATGTAAAAGGTGATGGTGTTTTTGCATTATTTGACAAAGGTGATGAATATAAAGCTTTTGCTGCTGCAATTACAATAAAAACTTTTATCGAAGAAGAGTTTACAAAAAAAGTCGGAAAAAAAACGAAGATAAATATCGGTGGGCATATTGGAATTGACCAAAAAACAGTACTAGTAAAAAAAATTGGCTTAAAACGTTCAGGTGGAAGAACTGATCGACAGAATGAAGTATGGGCTGGAAAGCCGATTAATATGGCAGCAAAACTGGCCTCTTTTACGCAACCTCGTGAACTTTTAGTATCTGATAGATTTTTCGCTAAAATTAAAAATGAGCTTGTTAGAAAGTCATGTGACTGTTCCGGAAATAAAGAAGACCTTTGGGAAGAAATAGACTTAATGCATGATACAAAATTTGACTTCAATACAGCTTATAAATTAAAAAGCATTTGGTGTTCAAAGCATGGTAAAGAGTACTGTAGTGAAATCTTAAAGTTGTAGAATTACAGCCATATAACAATCGCATGCAACTGACAATTTTTTTGTCATCCTTTTTGAATGCTCAAAAAGGTCGCCAACCCTTCGGGACAAAATTGCAGCTGATGCGGGCGTTAGATCCACGCTGCGCGGGGGCAAGGAAAGGAAGAGAAGAATTTCGCCTGTTGGCGAAGTAAAATATATATGTCAAAATAGTTGTTGGAGTTGTAAGTGACTCAACTTCCTATAACAGCAAGTATATGCTGCGTTGCTCCGCAACTTCGGACAACTGGCGGATATCCACAATGTCCAGTTCAAGCCTTCGGCTTGCCCTGGCCACTGCGTATACCCGCCGCCCCGTTGCCAACCATATTGAGAGATACTGCATATGAATAAAATTTGGAATGAATTATTAGAATTCGAAACAAGAGACCTTGTAGATAGATTTATCCAAAAAAAATATGGCAGGGAGATTAATGCAAATAGAGTTCAGCAAATTACCTCAAACTTCATTCAGGCAAGAGAATATTTTAGGAGTGCGGATGATTCAAATTTTACGGTAAGACCCCTTTTACAATATTATGGGGTAATGGCTCTATCAAAAGGACTAATTCTTTCATTAAATCTATCACAGACTGAGCATCAATTAAAGTCTTCTCATGGATTAGAAGTTAAAAATTGGAAAGAAGTACTTAAAAACAAGGATTTCGAGAATTTGAGGATATGTATTGGAGAAGGTACTTTTTCCGAATTAATTACTACAACTGAAAATAAAAATTATCTAAGTGCAAACTCGACTGCGATAAATTGGGCATCCATACTAAAAATGCCTCAAATTGGAGAGGAATTTACTCTAAGACAAGTAATTCAATATTTCCCTGATTTGTATAAAGAATATGACTCTTGGTTGTCTGATAAATTAACATTTGCGGTGATTCAAGAATTAAAGACACAAACAGATGATGGATTAACTCATGTAAAACTGCAAGGGTTAGTAAATGAATCAGATTTAGAATTGCTTTTTCCTAACGAATACTGTCCAGATAAATTAATTGTACGTGAAAATCATTCTACATTAATAAAATATTCGAACCCAAATTGGTCTCCAAACATCACACAAAGATGGCATGGTGCATTCAATATTGGAGATGGTTGTGTGATACCTTCATTGCCTAATGATATTGGATTAAATTTATTGAGTGGAATGTACATTGTATCCTATGTGTTTGGAATGATGGCAAGGTATTTTCCAACTTCATGGATTGGGATTAAACGAGTTGAGAAGGGTGATAAAGTTTACCCATTTGCACATCGAATATTGGAGTTTATACATGAAAAATATCCTAAGCAAGTATTGGACTTTCTTAATTCACCTTATGACTTTGAAGCAGAGTAAAATACGGTTGGCAACACGCAATATACGTAAGCCGGGGGATGTGGGCAATTTTAACTTTTGTACATTTACTCAAAATTATAACGGTTTGACATGTTGGAGCTTCGAAACCCCGGTCTCCGCATATTGCCATCCGTTTTCCAAAATTGATACGCAATTTTGGAAAACGGGGCGGCGGTCAATCCCGCCAGCTGTCCTGCGTTGCTCCGCAACTTCGGACAACTGGCGGATATCCACAATGTCCAGTTCAAGCCTTCGGCTTGCTCTGACCACTGCGTATACCCGCCGCCCCGTTATAAGCAATTAATTATTCATGAGGTAGGTATGTATGAGTAGAAATGGATTACAAAAATACATAGAGAGAATTCTTAGGCCGACAAAAGAGCAAAGTGATTTTCTGATGAGTAAAATAGCTTCCTATAAATCAGTAATAGAACATAATTCGGAATTAAGCTTAAAAGAATGTAGACCAGCAGGGTCTTTTAATAAAAAAACAATGCTTAGATATAATCCTGAGCTTGATCTAGTCCTTATATTAAATAAACACCATAAATATAGTGAATTTCCTCAGATACTAAATCGAATTGCGCATATCCTATCAACCAATTTTTCAGAAATAGATATTTTAGATATAACTAAAGTATCGGTTAAAGCGTCGTTTTCTGATAGAGATGAAAAGAAATATGACTTTGATATTGTGCCCACTTTTTGGTTGAATTCTCCTTTACAATATAAAGATGTTAAAAACAAAAGAGCCTACCAAGGAATGACATCAATATGGAATAACGAATATATTTTGTCTAAGGCGAAGGAACATTTCTACTTCTCGGATTTGTCTATACTTATAAAAGATTGGAAAAATGAATGTGGATTAAATTGTCTAAAATCATACATTATCGAATTGATAATTGCGTCTGCACTGGAGTATCGGAATATTTCAGAAGAATCATCATGGGAATCTGATTTGGTGGAATGCTTTAAAGAGATAGTATCAATGACGGATGGTTCTCCGATATATCCAGTAGGTTATAAATATTTTAATCCTGCCGAAGATCTCGCAGTTACAGCAAGTCGACGAGTAATAATTGATGCTGGAGAACCGTATAAGAATCTAGCAGATGAATATGACGAAGACTTTTTTCGTCTGGTAAAAAGTGAAAGCACAAAAGCTTTGAACCACATTAAGAATAAAGAATACGATAAAGT
The window above is part of the Alkalispirochaeta americana genome. Proteins encoded here:
- a CDS encoding adenylate/guanylate cyclase domain-containing protein, whose protein sequence is MYSLDYQNKLYKRFVDQRVRKSIFENFSLENLDIEIDKKESFTNVIYIDIYSFSETVSEMTASDIKNYLEEYYSKTLRIIHKYSGRIDKLMGDGIIAMFSPLFDRRMKKKDASNNALYCSKEIIEELFCTEFESKSAIGSGDLYYCKTGLEQVYEEYTAIGKPLTIAYRLEAEADKNQILTLKRTGLSKRILSQEIDMSGWSKNIFTSVLKGLGDFDILSCKY
- a CDS encoding Pycsar system effector family protein, with the translated sequence MISEEEQKVENNLMGLYVSINEWLKYAEAKNAILLPIFIAIFLGVLTILLQITITNICLKIYLYNILIFTALGVFSTVLSFYPNLKRPFLFKGNKSNNDNLLYFGDIQKYTVLDFETAYYEKYSINEKPKNSFAKEYINQIIINSKITYTKFTYFKIGVFLLLSAFISIVISFLIVLFLSDK
- a CDS encoding YaaC family protein codes for the protein MNKIWNELLEFETRDLVDRFIQKKYGREINANRVQQITSNFIQAREYFRSADDSNFTVRPLLQYYGVMALSKGLILSLNLSQTEHQLKSSHGLEVKNWKEVLKNKDFENLRICIGEGTFSELITTTENKNYLSANSTAINWASILKMPQIGEEFTLRQVIQYFPDLYKEYDSWLSDKLTFAVIQELKTQTDDGLTHVKLQGLVNESDLELLFPNEYCPDKLIVRENHSTLIKYSNPNWSPNITQRWHGAFNIGDGCVIPSLPNDIGLNLLSGMYIVSYVFGMMARYFPTSWIGIKRVEKGDKVYPFAHRILEFIHEKYPKQVLDFLNSPYDFEAE